From the Martelella mediterranea DSM 17316 genome, one window contains:
- a CDS encoding DUF1799 domain-containing protein, which yields MARAGKTETRAPVSVDDETAADFQKMGVTVEVAPDAFEAEAIEIMADNRDSMLGFLAVETQWRVAATMAGMIWLGLDYNAVDVAMRRQGMPDAVFADLRTMEAEALAILNGGE from the coding sequence TTGGCGCGGGCCGGCAAGACGGAGACGCGCGCGCCGGTTTCGGTTGATGACGAAACGGCGGCGGATTTCCAGAAAATGGGCGTGACGGTCGAGGTCGCGCCGGATGCATTTGAGGCCGAGGCAATCGAGATCATGGCGGACAATCGCGACAGCATGCTGGGCTTTCTGGCCGTCGAGACGCAATGGCGCGTCGCGGCGACCATGGCCGGCATGATCTGGCTCGGGCTCGATTACAATGCCGTCGACGTCGCCATGCGCCGGCAGGGGATGCCCGACGCGGTGTTCGCCGATCTTCGGACCATGGAAGCCGAGGCACTTGCCATCCTGAACGGAGGCGAATGA
- a CDS encoding phage tail tube protein yields MAVRRYKKMAALVKIEEDYASDAAPAAADAMIFSNVTFTPLEGQEVSRDLILPFLGNQGMIITGQYATLQFDIEIAGSGTAGTAPKYDAILRACGLAQTVTAGTSVEYEIIEDEEESASIYFISDKVQHVLLGARGTMRLNFTPSQIPHYTVTMTGLIGTISDIGAMPAVSQVGWKTPLAVSKANTTMTLHGWSSVAESLALDLGNTVTPRFLIGDELVAISDRSATGTAVVEAKSLAEINWFDAARNRTRGALSLVHGTTAGNIVEIAAPAVEIGKPTQGQTNNIVNYSLPLGLCPVAGLDELKITIR; encoded by the coding sequence ATGGCCGTCCGCCGCTACAAGAAAATGGCCGCCCTGGTGAAGATCGAGGAGGATTATGCCAGCGACGCCGCGCCGGCGGCCGCCGACGCGATGATCTTTTCCAACGTAACCTTCACGCCGCTTGAAGGCCAGGAAGTGAGCCGCGACCTGATCCTGCCCTTTCTCGGCAATCAGGGCATGATCATCACCGGGCAATACGCGACGCTGCAGTTTGACATCGAGATCGCGGGCTCCGGCACAGCGGGCACCGCCCCGAAATATGACGCGATCCTGCGGGCCTGCGGCCTTGCCCAGACGGTCACGGCCGGAACCTCGGTCGAATACGAGATCATCGAGGACGAGGAAGAGTCTGCCTCGATCTACTTCATCTCCGACAAGGTCCAGCATGTTCTGCTCGGCGCGCGCGGCACGATGCGGCTGAACTTCACGCCATCGCAGATCCCGCATTACACCGTCACCATGACCGGGCTGATCGGCACGATCTCGGACATCGGCGCCATGCCGGCCGTTTCTCAGGTCGGCTGGAAGACGCCGCTCGCGGTCTCCAAGGCGAACACGACGATGACGCTTCACGGCTGGTCGTCGGTTGCCGAAAGCCTCGCGCTCGATCTCGGCAACACGGTCACGCCGCGCTTCCTGATCGGCGACGAGCTGGTGGCGATCTCGGATCGTTCCGCGACCGGCACGGCCGTTGTCGAGGCCAAGAGCCTTGCCGAGATCAACTGGTTTGACGCCGCCCGCAACCGCACGCGCGGCGCGCTTTCCCTCGTTCATGGCACGACGGCCGGCAATATCGTCGAGATCGCAGCACCGGCGGTCGAGATCGGTAAGCCGACGCAAGGCCAGACCAACAACATCGTCAACTATTCGCTGCCGCTTGGCCTTTGCCCTGTCGCGGGCCTCGACGAGCTGAAAATCACCATCCGCTGA
- a CDS encoding phage tail terminator protein, whose amino-acid sequence MIAEIVTRLKDAAPELADALPAEDIERLTKATAPKSGTAFVLPYRERAEPNQRATGGHLQMVAVQFLVAFVIRQYDARGGKRALAFDDFRSAIERALAGWAPPSAEEPLELVGGQATALGNGASIYVQTWQTSRFLEGSDT is encoded by the coding sequence GTGATCGCGGAAATCGTTACTCGGCTGAAGGATGCCGCGCCGGAGCTCGCCGACGCACTGCCGGCCGAGGACATCGAGCGTCTGACGAAGGCAACGGCGCCGAAGAGCGGCACGGCCTTCGTGCTGCCCTATCGAGAGCGCGCCGAGCCTAACCAGCGCGCCACCGGCGGGCATCTGCAGATGGTGGCGGTCCAGTTCCTGGTCGCCTTCGTCATCCGCCAATACGACGCGCGCGGCGGAAAGCGGGCGCTTGCCTTCGACGATTTCCGATCCGCGATCGAGCGGGCGCTTGCCGGCTGGGCACCGCCCTCGGCCGAGGAGCCGCTGGAGCTCGTCGGCGGACAGGCAACGGCACTTGGAAACGGCGCGAGCATCTATGTCCAGACCTGGCAGACAAGCCGGTTTCTTGAAGGGAGCGACACGTGA
- a CDS encoding gp436 family protein, giving the protein MDYATLDDLIERAGQDEILMVADRDGDGVADPDVVAKAIADAASAIDGYLAVRYRLPLAVVPSQVNGWAVSIARYHLHRDGAPDHVVRDWKAANADLEKVSSGRIRLPLPSGDDPASSKSGDVGITGPEPAFSKDRLEGWL; this is encoded by the coding sequence ATGGACTACGCCACCCTCGACGATCTGATCGAACGCGCCGGCCAGGACGAAATCCTTATGGTGGCCGATCGCGACGGCGATGGCGTTGCCGATCCCGACGTGGTCGCCAAGGCGATCGCCGACGCGGCAAGCGCGATCGACGGCTATCTCGCCGTGCGCTACCGCCTGCCGCTCGCCGTCGTTCCGTCACAGGTCAATGGCTGGGCGGTCTCGATCGCCCGCTATCACCTCCACCGCGACGGCGCGCCCGATCATGTCGTGCGCGACTGGAAAGCCGCGAACGCCGATCTCGAAAAGGTCTCGTCCGGCCGGATCAGACTGCCGCTTCCAAGCGGCGACGATCCCGCCTCCTCGAAGTCCGGCGATGTCGGGATCACCGGGCCGGAGCCAGCCTTCTCGAAGGATCGACTGGAGGGCTGGTTGTGA
- a CDS encoding phage capsid protein, whose protein sequence is MSGQPFPVDPVLVGIVQAYKNGALIADQVLPRLSPLLPREQFKWWFFDFGQFITLHDTKVGRKSSPNEVEFEAKEKEDRTEDYGLDDVVPIADSANAPAGYDPRAFAAQRLIDLVLLDREVRVANRVFDPDLYGDDNKETLAGADKWTSPDSKPIIAFAEAADSMVMRPNNAVMGRGSWTALRTNQSVLRALTPSGAADGYANKRAVADLLELDDIIIGEGWVNIAKPGQQVQRRRCWGNHCTLFHKAGLADSVSATPTFGWTAQFGTRVSGSIPEPKIGLRGSDRVRSGESVKEVISAPDLGYFFENVA, encoded by the coding sequence ATGTCCGGTCAGCCCTTTCCCGTCGATCCCGTTCTTGTCGGCATCGTCCAGGCTTACAAGAATGGCGCGCTCATCGCCGATCAGGTTCTTCCGCGCCTCAGCCCGCTTCTGCCGCGCGAGCAGTTCAAGTGGTGGTTCTTCGACTTCGGCCAGTTCATCACGCTGCACGACACCAAAGTCGGCCGCAAATCCTCGCCCAACGAAGTCGAGTTCGAGGCGAAGGAGAAGGAAGACCGCACCGAGGATTACGGCCTCGATGACGTCGTGCCGATCGCCGACAGCGCCAATGCGCCGGCGGGCTACGATCCGCGCGCCTTCGCCGCCCAGCGCCTGATCGATCTGGTGCTGCTCGATCGCGAGGTACGCGTCGCCAATAGGGTTTTCGATCCCGATCTTTACGGCGACGACAACAAGGAAACGCTTGCCGGCGCGGACAAATGGACGAGCCCGGACTCCAAGCCGATCATCGCCTTTGCCGAAGCCGCCGACAGTATGGTCATGCGGCCCAACAATGCGGTGATGGGGCGCGGCTCCTGGACGGCGCTTCGCACCAATCAGAGCGTCTTGCGGGCGCTTACCCCGTCCGGCGCCGCCGACGGCTATGCCAACAAGCGCGCGGTCGCCGACCTGCTTGAGCTCGACGACATCATCATCGGCGAAGGCTGGGTCAATATCGCCAAGCCCGGTCAGCAGGTTCAGCGCCGGCGCTGCTGGGGCAATCACTGCACGCTGTTCCACAAGGCGGGTCTTGCCGACAGCGTTTCGGCGACGCCGACCTTCGGCTGGACGGCGCAGTTCGGCACCCGCGTTTCCGGCTCGATCCCCGAACCGAAGATCGGCCTGCGCGGCTCCGATCGCGTCCGCTCCGGCGAGAGCGTGAAGGAAGTCATCTCCGCGCCGGACCTTGGCTACTTCTTCGAAAACGTCGCCTGA
- a CDS encoding DUF2190 family protein, giving the protein MTRIVKTFVAAGAIGHRRLVAFTANDGEVALATSPDDPIAGVVDIPSGATAGQRIDVVLFGPAEVVCGGDIMPGDPITADANGAAIAAAPAEGVNAATAGYLLTGAESGDFARAIVQRGTLTGAAA; this is encoded by the coding sequence ATGACCCGTATCGTCAAGACCTTCGTCGCGGCCGGCGCGATCGGCCACCGCCGCCTGGTCGCCTTCACCGCCAATGATGGCGAGGTGGCGCTTGCCACCAGCCCGGACGATCCGATCGCCGGCGTCGTTGACATTCCCTCCGGCGCGACCGCCGGCCAGCGCATCGATGTCGTGCTGTTCGGCCCGGCCGAAGTGGTCTGCGGCGGCGACATCATGCCGGGCGATCCGATCACGGCCGATGCCAATGGCGCGGCCATTGCCGCAGCGCCGGCCGAAGGCGTGAATGCCGCAACTGCCGGCTATCTCCTCACCGGCGCCGAAAGCGGTGATTTCGCCCGCGCCATCGTTCAACGCGGCACGCTGACTGGCGCTGCGGCCTAA
- a CDS encoding peptidase gives MKTFEIFRTGTHTTSKGETLSFGDADLGAIATGYDPEAHLAPIVVGHPKQDAPAYGWIKSLKVEGDRLVAEPDQLNPDFAELVRTGAFKKVSAAFYAPASAGNPTPGRYHLRHVGFLGAQPPSVKGLKPVEFDDGDAVVIEFSDSDLVFRNAWALESLTKLFRGLRDYFIETTDAETAEKFLPDWEIDDLARAAADMRAEGRAQEARPAFSETTTEDDTMDKTAEERQAALDAREAELNNRETAFAESERKRRADDDAAFVSGIVKDGRLPVGLQATATALFSELGDDDLTFSEGDETVETSPRAAFRDLLAKLPKPLMTGEFATGDGPDFSDPVYVASAIETEIAKAAEKGETLSPAQAAMRLTARN, from the coding sequence ATGAAAACATTCGAAATCTTCCGCACCGGCACCCATACCACATCGAAGGGCGAAACGCTCTCTTTCGGTGATGCCGATCTCGGCGCGATCGCCACCGGCTATGATCCGGAAGCGCATCTCGCCCCGATCGTCGTCGGCCATCCGAAACAGGATGCGCCGGCCTATGGCTGGATCAAGAGCCTGAAGGTCGAGGGCGACCGGCTGGTGGCCGAACCCGATCAGCTCAACCCCGATTTCGCGGAACTCGTCAGGACCGGCGCGTTCAAGAAGGTTTCGGCCGCGTTCTATGCGCCGGCAAGCGCCGGCAATCCGACGCCCGGCCGCTATCACCTGCGCCATGTCGGCTTCCTCGGCGCCCAGCCGCCCTCCGTCAAAGGTCTGAAGCCGGTCGAGTTCGATGATGGCGACGCCGTGGTGATCGAATTTTCCGACAGCGACCTCGTGTTCCGCAATGCCTGGGCGCTCGAAAGCCTCACCAAGCTGTTTCGCGGCCTGCGCGACTATTTCATCGAAACCACCGACGCCGAGACGGCCGAGAAGTTCCTGCCCGATTGGGAGATCGACGATCTCGCACGGGCGGCGGCCGACATGCGCGCCGAGGGCCGCGCCCAGGAGGCCCGGCCCGCCTTTTCCGAGACCACAACCGAGGACGACACCATGGACAAGACTGCCGAGGAGCGGCAGGCCGCGCTCGATGCGCGCGAGGCCGAGCTCAACAATCGCGAGACCGCCTTTGCCGAGAGCGAGCGCAAGCGCCGCGCCGATGACGATGCAGCCTTTGTGAGCGGGATCGTGAAGGACGGCCGTCTTCCGGTCGGCCTTCAGGCGACCGCGACCGCGCTGTTTTCCGAGCTTGGCGACGACGATCTCACCTTTTCCGAAGGCGACGAGACGGTCGAGACCTCGCCACGCGCCGCCTTCCGCGACCTGCTCGCCAAACTGCCCAAGCCGCTGATGACCGGCGAATTCGCCACCGGCGACGGCCCGGACTTCTCCGACCCGGTCTATGTCGCCAGCGCCATCGAAACCGAAATCGCCAAGGCGGCCGAAAAGGGCGAGACCCTTTCGCCGGCCCAGGCCGCGATGCGCCTGACGGCGCGCAACTGA
- a CDS encoding phage virion morphogenesis protein yields MAGATLTIRDETIDAGLARLYEAAETITPALKNIGEHEAEVTRRRFVDEQDTQGRAWKPLNPLYRKTKKGSGILRGESRSLSQISWQLVDDTSVEVGSNEVYARIHNKGGVIKAKDAPALVFSMGGKTIKVKSVTIPKRQFLGLSEKDRADILDIIEDHFAPFASAE; encoded by the coding sequence ATGGCCGGAGCAACACTCACGATCCGCGACGAGACGATCGACGCCGGGCTGGCGCGGCTTTATGAGGCCGCCGAGACGATCACGCCGGCGCTGAAGAATATCGGCGAGCACGAGGCGGAGGTCACGCGCCGGCGCTTCGTCGATGAGCAAGACACGCAAGGCCGGGCATGGAAGCCGCTCAATCCGCTCTATCGAAAGACCAAGAAGGGCTCGGGGATCCTCAGGGGCGAAAGCCGGTCGCTGTCGCAGATCAGCTGGCAACTGGTCGATGACACGTCCGTCGAGGTCGGCTCGAATGAAGTCTATGCCCGCATCCACAATAAGGGCGGCGTGATCAAGGCGAAGGATGCGCCAGCGCTGGTGTTCTCGATGGGCGGCAAGACGATCAAGGTGAAATCGGTCACCATTCCGAAGCGTCAATTCCTCGGCCTCTCCGAAAAGGACCGCGCGGATATTCTCGACATCATCGAGGACCATTTTGCCCCGTTCGCGAGCGCAGAGTGA
- a CDS encoding PBECR2 nuclease fold domain-containing protein, whose product MADQIPFKEAIEFFTGKVNLPTRRHDDLKHAAHVRGFSVAGVTRDDMLTDFKAAMAKAEAAGTGLKEFRKDFDAIVDRTGWRYNSHGKTEEERRAWRARIIYTTNMRTSYMAGRYKQLTDSDVLKYRPYWKYVHSGALHPRKLHLSWNGLVLAATDPAWRIMFPPNGWGCGCDIEALSERQLKALGKDGPDQAPDLRAYQDADPRTGEPETRYPGIDRGWAYNVGEEWLNGVVPSELHKPLPPFDPATKPDPNLPPLPAATAVPAARLLSEGLSDEDYAARFLREFGIDPGGYGYFRDASGGIVTLSERLFLTRDQSGAITGSKANKFDRGPYMLLLADTIRDPDEIWADWARVASGVVLKRSYLRSFLLPDEKSLFVRFEWSSKGWIATTGFQTNARYIRNFRKGAMLYRRK is encoded by the coding sequence ATGGCTGATCAGATCCCGTTCAAGGAGGCGATCGAGTTTTTCACCGGCAAGGTCAACCTGCCGACGAGGCGCCATGACGACCTGAAGCACGCCGCCCATGTTCGCGGCTTTTCCGTCGCCGGCGTGACCCGCGACGACATGCTGACCGACTTCAAGGCGGCGATGGCAAAAGCGGAGGCAGCAGGAACCGGCCTCAAGGAATTCCGCAAGGACTTCGACGCCATCGTCGACCGAACGGGCTGGCGCTACAATTCGCATGGCAAGACCGAGGAAGAGCGTCGCGCCTGGCGCGCGCGCATCATCTACACGACGAACATGCGCACGTCCTATATGGCCGGGCGCTACAAGCAGCTCACCGATTCCGATGTCCTGAAATACCGGCCCTATTGGAAATACGTCCATTCGGGCGCGCTTCATCCGCGCAAGCTGCATCTCTCATGGAACGGGCTTGTGCTCGCCGCCACCGATCCGGCATGGCGGATCATGTTTCCACCGAATGGCTGGGGCTGCGGCTGCGACATCGAGGCGCTGTCCGAGCGGCAGTTAAAGGCACTCGGAAAGGATGGTCCCGATCAGGCGCCGGACCTTCGCGCCTATCAGGACGCCGATCCGCGCACCGGCGAACCCGAGACGCGTTATCCGGGGATCGATCGCGGCTGGGCCTACAACGTCGGCGAGGAATGGCTCAATGGCGTCGTGCCGTCGGAGCTGCATAAGCCGCTTCCGCCTTTCGATCCGGCAACAAAGCCCGATCCCAATCTGCCGCCGCTTCCCGCCGCCACGGCCGTGCCTGCCGCGCGGTTGCTGTCCGAAGGGCTTTCGGACGAGGATTATGCCGCCCGCTTCCTGCGGGAATTCGGCATCGATCCGGGCGGGTATGGCTATTTCCGCGATGCCTCGGGCGGGATTGTCACCCTCTCGGAGCGCCTGTTTCTGACCCGCGACCAGAGCGGCGCAATCACCGGCAGCAAAGCCAACAAGTTCGATCGCGGTCCCTATATGCTGCTGCTCGCCGACACCATCCGCGATCCCGATGAAATCTGGGCGGACTGGGCGCGCGTTGCCTCGGGCGTCGTGCTGAAGCGCTCCTACCTGCGCAGCTTTCTCTTACCGGACGAGAAGTCGCTATTCGTACGCTTCGAATGGAGTTCGAAGGGCTGGATCGCGACGACCGGGTTTCAGACGAACGCGCGCTATATCCGCAACTTCAGGAAAGGGGCGATGCTCTATCGCAGAAAGTAG
- a CDS encoding DUF935 domain-containing protein encodes MAKPDRTEIATAASDPFIPSFQGVLQPMDEVLAARGGASALKLYDEIRRDPHAHAVLSKLKLEVVSREWAVFPASEASADKKIAEAVEAQLKAINFDRLTRGLLGAFLKGFAVAEVIWTHDDSLWKATAVKVKKQRRFRFTVEGELRMLTRSSTMDGEAVPERKFIVHRHSIDDDDDDPYGVGIGSVLFWPAWFKRQVLAHWLRGAEKHATPTTLAQYSGGFDQAKQDQLLDALRRMASDTGLAVPDTVEVSLLEAKNAGNGVFEALSRYLDELMSEAVLGETLSTNSGERGARSLGEIHNEVRIAIAKAAADLVCETVRDTLIRWFVEFNWPGAAVPEVWRDFSEAEDLNEKVERDKTIYEMGYEPEDEDYFNETYGGAWVKRKTPEPTAVPPGKQTPKAEDATDFAEHSHLPDAASEIADQMEEFGDPVIAAMIEEIRNQVNAATDFDDLSLRLARLSAEMDVDGFAELMEQGMMLARLEGHDSAGSDG; translated from the coding sequence ATGGCAAAACCCGATCGCACCGAGATCGCGACTGCGGCAAGCGACCCTTTCATCCCCTCGTTTCAGGGCGTGCTGCAGCCGATGGACGAAGTGCTCGCCGCGCGCGGCGGAGCAAGCGCGCTCAAGCTCTATGACGAGATCAGGCGCGACCCGCATGCCCATGCGGTTCTATCCAAGCTGAAGCTGGAAGTCGTCTCGCGCGAGTGGGCGGTGTTTCCGGCGTCGGAAGCGAGCGCGGACAAGAAGATCGCCGAGGCCGTCGAAGCCCAGCTCAAGGCGATCAATTTTGACAGACTGACGCGTGGCTTGCTCGGCGCTTTCCTGAAGGGCTTCGCCGTTGCCGAAGTCATCTGGACCCATGACGACAGCCTGTGGAAGGCGACGGCTGTCAAGGTGAAGAAGCAGCGGCGCTTCCGCTTCACCGTCGAGGGCGAGTTGCGCATGCTGACCCGCTCCAGCACGATGGACGGCGAGGCCGTGCCCGAGCGTAAGTTCATCGTCCATCGCCATTCGATCGACGATGACGACGACGATCCCTATGGCGTCGGCATCGGCTCGGTCTTGTTCTGGCCGGCCTGGTTCAAGCGGCAGGTTCTGGCGCACTGGCTGCGCGGCGCGGAAAAGCACGCGACGCCGACAACGCTTGCGCAATATAGCGGCGGCTTCGACCAGGCGAAGCAGGATCAGTTGCTCGATGCGCTGCGCCGAATGGCGAGCGACACCGGCCTTGCCGTGCCGGACACGGTCGAAGTCAGCCTGCTTGAAGCCAAAAATGCCGGCAATGGCGTCTTCGAGGCGCTGTCGCGCTATCTTGACGAGCTGATGAGCGAGGCGGTGCTGGGCGAGACGTTGTCGACCAATTCGGGCGAACGCGGCGCGCGCTCCCTTGGCGAAATCCACAATGAGGTCCGCATCGCGATCGCTAAGGCGGCGGCCGATCTCGTCTGCGAGACGGTGCGCGACACGCTGATCCGCTGGTTTGTCGAGTTCAATTGGCCGGGCGCCGCGGTTCCCGAGGTCTGGCGCGACTTCTCGGAAGCCGAAGACCTCAACGAGAAGGTCGAGCGCGACAAGACGATCTATGAGATGGGCTATGAGCCCGAGGACGAGGACTATTTCAACGAGACCTATGGCGGCGCCTGGGTGAAGCGGAAGACGCCGGAGCCGACGGCCGTTCCTCCTGGAAAGCAGACGCCGAAAGCTGAAGACGCGACGGACTTCGCCGAACACTCGCACCTGCCCGACGCTGCGTCGGAGATCGCCGATCAGATGGAAGAATTCGGCGATCCGGTGATCGCGGCGATGATCGAGGAAATCCGCAACCAGGTGAACGCGGCAACCGACTTCGACGATCTGTCGCTGCGGCTCGCCCGGCTTTCGGCCGAAATGGACGTCGACGGTTTCGCGGAGCTGATGGAACAGGGCATGATGCTCGCCCGCCTTGAAGGCCACGACAGCGCGGGCTCCGATGGCTGA
- a CDS encoding DUF3486 family protein yields the protein MAKRGRGRLSNIDLLPAECDDVVAWAAQELAMRKRTQTEIYTEFRDRLLAIQSEYEISFEIPSFTAFNRYSVNLARMTKRIQETREIAATIAQRIDAEASDELTLITAEAIKMLIYELLQATEDGGLDPKGAMQLANALRSAVQAQSVSSARRQKVEADFADKAKQAVQTVAKARGLSDEAAGEILDKLLGVNT from the coding sequence ATGGCAAAGCGAGGACGCGGAAGGCTTTCGAATATCGATCTTCTACCCGCCGAGTGCGACGACGTCGTCGCCTGGGCGGCGCAGGAGTTGGCGATGCGAAAGCGAACCCAGACGGAAATTTATACGGAGTTTCGCGACAGGCTGCTGGCGATCCAGAGCGAGTACGAGATCAGCTTCGAAATTCCCTCCTTCACGGCCTTCAACCGCTATTCAGTCAACCTTGCCAGGATGACTAAGCGAATCCAGGAGACTCGTGAGATCGCCGCCACCATTGCCCAACGCATTGACGCCGAGGCCTCCGACGAGCTGACGCTGATCACAGCCGAGGCAATCAAGATGCTGATCTACGAATTGCTGCAGGCGACCGAGGACGGCGGTCTTGATCCGAAGGGCGCCATGCAGCTTGCCAATGCGCTGCGCTCGGCCGTCCAGGCGCAAAGCGTTTCCTCCGCGCGCCGCCAGAAGGTCGAGGCCGATTTTGCGGACAAGGCGAAGCAGGCGGTTCAGACGGTGGCGAAAGCGCGCGGCCTGTCCGATGAAGCCGCCGGCGAGATCCTCGACAAGCTTCTGGGGGTCAATACATGA
- a CDS encoding DUF2730 family protein, with protein sequence MTIDPLLPWLTAINSLIALGSFIYAWLTARAKGNSEKLTTIEKIVIEHERRIQEIEGELRHLPDKDSVVDLKIAMAKVEGAMSALTERLAGMGATVTRIDDYLRTRGED encoded by the coding sequence ATGACCATCGACCCGCTTCTGCCGTGGCTCACGGCCATCAACAGCCTGATCGCGCTCGGCTCGTTCATCTACGCCTGGCTGACGGCGCGGGCGAAAGGCAACAGCGAGAAGCTCACGACCATCGAGAAGATCGTCATCGAGCATGAGCGGCGCATTCAGGAGATCGAGGGGGAGCTGCGACATCTTCCCGACAAGGACAGCGTGGTCGACCTGAAGATCGCGATGGCGAAGGTCGAAGGGGCGATGTCGGCATTGACCGAACGGCTTGCCGGCATGGGCGCCACCGTAACCCGCATTGACGATTATCTGAGGACGAGGGGTGAAGACTGA
- a CDS encoding TraR/DksA C4-type zinc finger protein, whose translation MNREDRLEAVTEGHDAARQRRIESARRALAASGAKECADCGELIPEARRKAAPFARRCAACQSEREREFYCR comes from the coding sequence ATGAACCGTGAAGACAGGCTGGAGGCAGTCACCGAGGGCCATGACGCAGCGCGCCAGCGCAGGATTGAAAGCGCGCGCCGGGCGCTCGCCGCCTCGGGCGCGAAAGAGTGCGCCGATTGCGGCGAGCTTATCCCGGAGGCGCGGCGCAAGGCGGCCCCCTTCGCCAGACGGTGCGCGGCCTGCCAGTCGGAGCGCGAGCGGGAGTTTTACTGCCGATGA
- a CDS encoding N-acetylmuramoyl-L-alanine amidase encodes MRPIKEIIIHCTDTPVGRSVSVAEINRWHLERGWSGIGYHRVVHLDGRREAGRPIERIGAHVAGHNTGTVGVVYVGGRSADMKRTTDTRTLEQEKALTAEIIDLRDRFGITRISGHRDYDKGKACPCFDARADYGHLFSGMTDAIPDKDEMLRRGDRGPTVAAWVDDLARYRELIGHEWPVQPTDAFDHTIEMVTIWFQKSRGILADGVVGPQTRDEMERALAGQAPYLALAA; translated from the coding sequence ATGCGCCCCATCAAGGAAATCATCATCCATTGCACCGACACGCCGGTTGGCCGGTCCGTCAGCGTCGCCGAGATCAACCGTTGGCACCTTGAGCGCGGCTGGTCCGGCATCGGCTATCACCGCGTCGTTCATCTCGACGGCCGTCGGGAGGCCGGACGGCCGATCGAGCGGATCGGCGCGCATGTCGCCGGGCATAACACCGGCACGGTCGGCGTCGTCTATGTGGGCGGCAGGTCCGCCGATATGAAACGCACGACCGACACGCGCACGCTTGAGCAGGAAAAGGCGCTCACCGCCGAGATCATCGACCTGCGCGACCGTTTCGGGATCACCCGGATCAGCGGCCATCGCGACTACGACAAGGGCAAGGCCTGCCCGTGCTTCGATGCCCGCGCCGACTATGGTCATCTGTTCAGCGGCATGACCGACGCCATTCCGGACAAGGACGAAATGCTCCGCCGTGGCGATCGCGGCCCGACCGTCGCCGCCTGGGTCGATGACCTTGCGCGTTACCGCGAACTGATCGGGCATGAATGGCCAGTCCAGCCGACCGATGCCTTCGACCATACGATCGAGATGGTGACGATCTGGTTCCAGAAGAGCCGGGGCATCCTCGCCGACGGCGTCGTCGGGCCGCAGACGCGCGACGAGATGGAGCGCGCGCTTGCCGGTCAGGCGCCCTACTTGGCGCTTGCGGCATGA
- a CDS encoding regulatory protein GemA, whose protein sequence is MSVYRRIHAISNTLGLDDEARRTIYQRVTGKPTLTLMSDTEKDAVAAEFRRLGGDRRPDGRKKLSGPFAPKLQALWIGAWNLGIVENRDDKALLAFVKRQTGIDHTRFLYYADDAAKAIEALKAWIAREANVDWRVHRKMPLWRQAEGYKIAVAQWALLQQDPKDFWSVASLLSGADPGVRDLTRGEWIKVMNSLGEGIRKMKAEAR, encoded by the coding sequence ATGAGCGTTTATCGAAGAATTCACGCAATTTCGAACACGCTCGGCCTAGATGATGAAGCCAGGCGCACGATCTACCAGCGCGTCACCGGCAAGCCGACGCTCACGTTGATGAGTGACACGGAGAAAGACGCCGTCGCTGCCGAGTTTCGGCGGCTTGGCGGAGATCGGCGTCCCGATGGCCGCAAGAAGCTCTCCGGTCCTTTTGCACCGAAACTCCAGGCGTTGTGGATCGGCGCCTGGAACCTCGGGATTGTCGAGAACCGCGACGACAAGGCGCTGCTTGCCTTCGTCAAGCGTCAAACCGGGATCGATCATACGCGGTTTCTCTATTACGCCGATGACGCGGCCAAGGCGATCGAGGCGCTGAAGGCGTGGATAGCCCGCGAGGCGAACGTGGACTGGCGCGTTCATCGCAAGATGCCGCTCTGGCGTCAGGCCGAAGGTTACAAGATCGCCGTGGCGCAATGGGCGTTGCTGCAACAGGACCCCAAGGATTTCTGGAGCGTTGCATCGCTTCTGTCGGGCGCTGATCCGGGCGTGCGGGACTTGACCCGTGGAGAATGGATCAAGGTCATGAACAGCCTTGGCGAAGGTATTCGGAAGATGAAGGCAGAAGCACGATGA